The Polyangium spumosum genome includes a window with the following:
- a CDS encoding type II secretion system protein GspJ, with protein MRRAYRKHERGVTLIEALMAIGVLALVGSLIYGAFDGMARSRKGLSNINDRYHQGRAAISRVSRDLQMAFVSLHQPLIALQSVRNTAFVGKDDGNLDRVDFTAFAHRRLSRDAHESDQCEVGFFAVRNPDTGGMDLVRRESRHIDLDPAKGGVVNVLAEGVELFDIEYLDPVTAEWTTTWDTTQAGSGQYQRLPLQVRITLVLSGGPGDKPIPFRTRISMPAQNPIAFGVPR; from the coding sequence ATGAGGCGCGCGTATCGCAAACACGAGCGCGGCGTGACGCTCATCGAGGCGCTCATGGCGATCGGCGTCCTCGCCCTCGTCGGCTCGCTCATTTATGGCGCGTTCGACGGGATGGCGCGCTCGCGCAAGGGCCTCTCGAACATCAACGATCGGTACCACCAGGGCCGCGCCGCGATCAGCCGCGTCAGCCGCGACCTGCAGATGGCGTTCGTCTCGCTGCACCAGCCGCTCATCGCATTACAATCGGTCCGCAACACGGCGTTCGTCGGAAAGGACGACGGCAACCTCGACCGCGTCGATTTCACCGCCTTCGCGCACCGCCGCCTCTCGCGCGACGCGCACGAGTCGGATCAATGCGAGGTCGGCTTCTTCGCCGTGCGAAACCCCGACACCGGCGGCATGGATCTCGTGCGCCGCGAGTCCCGGCACATCGACCTCGACCCCGCGAAGGGCGGCGTGGTCAATGTCCTCGCCGAGGGCGTCGAGCTGTTCGACATCGAATACCTCGACCCGGTGACCGCGGAGTGGACGACGACGTGGGACACCACGCAGGCGGGCTCGGGGCAATACCAGCGCTTGCCGCTCCAGGTGCGTATCACGCTCGTCCTCTCGGGCGGGCCGGGCGACAAGCCCATCCCGTTCCGCACGCGGATCTCCATGCCCGCGCAAAACCCCATCGCGTTCGGCGTCCCGAGGTGA
- the pilM gene encoding type IV pilus biogenesis protein PilM — protein MSRILGIDVGKAVVRAALLRLSYRKITLEALGEAPVTGLSVDAIRAAVGGHKADAIAIAISGERTFFRSVDMPTSALKEIENVLPFELESMIPFEITEAVFDYRMDKNPGGDTVPIFAAIARTEDVKERIDLVREALGMEPERVGTGALPLANLAGAMPEIEKPFGKEAPAGEAALPVAILDLGEATSDIVILRGGEPVFARTLSRGTLGLPGSAPALSRELRQTLAAWRASGGSQLAGMYLVGGGASAQGAEAFLATELGITILPLPKPRLENVTAEQEAMLPRFAKAIGLAMGLAGKARGLNLRQGDLAAARSYPFLREKIPLLAGLGAAVVVSFVFSLLAQHRSLSAEKDMLLSRLETATGDVFDEETKDPAAARGLLDKGPASADEDPLPRADAFDVMVKLSESVPKEVVHDVLELDLNRGHVRIEGTVPSIPDAQAISEKMKEHKCFKDVKISRTAQFGKPEDGKQKYVLEFELKCDDKKKKTTAKADAADTSSPAAGKEEGK, from the coding sequence ATGTCCAGAATCCTCGGTATCGACGTCGGCAAGGCGGTGGTCAGGGCGGCGCTCCTGCGCCTCTCGTACCGCAAGATCACGCTGGAGGCCCTCGGCGAGGCGCCGGTCACGGGCCTCTCGGTCGACGCCATCCGCGCCGCGGTGGGCGGCCACAAGGCCGACGCGATCGCGATCGCGATCTCGGGCGAGCGCACGTTCTTCCGCTCGGTCGACATGCCGACCTCGGCGCTGAAGGAGATCGAAAACGTCCTGCCGTTCGAGCTCGAATCCATGATCCCGTTCGAGATCACGGAGGCCGTGTTCGATTACCGCATGGACAAGAACCCCGGCGGCGACACGGTGCCGATCTTCGCGGCCATCGCGCGCACGGAGGACGTCAAGGAGCGCATCGACCTGGTGCGCGAGGCGCTCGGCATGGAGCCCGAGCGCGTGGGCACGGGCGCGCTGCCGCTCGCGAACCTCGCGGGCGCGATGCCGGAAATCGAAAAACCGTTCGGCAAGGAGGCGCCCGCGGGCGAGGCGGCCCTGCCCGTCGCGATCCTCGACCTCGGCGAGGCCACGAGCGACATCGTGATCCTGCGCGGCGGCGAGCCCGTCTTCGCGCGCACGCTCTCGCGCGGCACGCTCGGTTTGCCCGGGAGCGCGCCCGCGCTCTCGCGTGAATTGCGACAAACCCTGGCCGCCTGGCGCGCCTCGGGCGGCAGCCAGCTCGCCGGCATGTACCTCGTCGGCGGCGGAGCGAGCGCGCAAGGTGCGGAGGCGTTCCTCGCGACCGAGCTCGGCATCACGATCCTGCCCTTGCCGAAGCCGCGCCTCGAGAACGTCACGGCCGAGCAGGAGGCCATGCTCCCGCGCTTCGCGAAGGCCATCGGCCTCGCGATGGGCCTCGCCGGCAAGGCGCGCGGCCTGAATTTGCGCCAGGGCGACCTCGCGGCGGCGCGCAGTTATCCCTTCCTGCGCGAAAAGATCCCGCTCCTCGCGGGCCTCGGCGCCGCGGTCGTCGTGAGCTTCGTCTTCAGCCTGCTCGCCCAGCACCGGAGCCTCTCGGCCGAAAAAGACATGCTGCTCTCGCGGCTCGAGACGGCCACGGGAGACGTCTTCGACGAGGAGACGAAGGACCCGGCCGCCGCGCGTGGTTTGCTCGACAAAGGCCCCGCCAGCGCCGACGAGGACCCGCTGCCGCGCGCGGACGCCTTCGACGTCATGGTCAAGCTCTCGGAGTCCGTGCCCAAGGAGGTCGTCCACGACGTGCTCGAGCTCGACCTGAACCGCGGGCACGTCCGCATCGAGGGCACGGTCCCGTCGATCCCCGACGCGCAGGCGATCTCGGAGAAGATGAAGGAGCACAAGTGCTTCAAGGACGTGAAGATCAGCCGCACGGCCCAGTTCGGCAAGCCCGAGGACGGCAAGCAGAAGTACGTGCTCGAGTTCGAATTGAAGTGCGACGACAAGAAGAAAAAGACGACCGCCAAGGCTGACGCGGCGGACACGTCCTCGCCCGCGGCGGGCAAGGAGGAGGGCAAGTGA
- a CDS encoding type IV pilus modification PilV family protein codes for MKQRKGFTLLEVMIAVAILGLGLTAILAAQAGSFSMSAHARNISVVTGLARCKMGELEEVLQKPDGFQELDVIESGPCCEGDETPNVSCTWKIEKPTFPDPVYGEMELDTGLDIGGSPGGGLPGMPGMPGMPGGGGLDPASLGDGGLPGDPTEMLGSLLKEGMRNAYPTLKSIFENSTRRITVTVTWKQGEKEQSFDLVQWFTRPPTQGIDEDALDGGGPNG; via the coding sequence ATGAAGCAGAGGAAAGGGTTCACGTTGCTCGAGGTCATGATCGCGGTCGCGATCCTGGGCCTCGGCCTGACCGCGATCCTCGCCGCGCAGGCGGGCTCGTTCTCGATGTCGGCGCACGCCCGCAACATCAGCGTCGTGACGGGGCTCGCGCGCTGCAAGATGGGCGAGCTCGAGGAGGTCCTCCAGAAGCCCGACGGCTTTCAGGAGCTCGACGTCATCGAGAGCGGCCCTTGCTGTGAGGGCGACGAGACGCCGAACGTGAGCTGCACCTGGAAGATCGAAAAGCCCACGTTCCCCGATCCCGTGTATGGCGAGATGGAGCTCGACACGGGGCTCGACATCGGCGGCAGCCCCGGCGGCGGGCTCCCCGGGATGCCCGGAATGCCCGGGATGCCTGGCGGCGGCGGCCTCGATCCCGCGTCGCTCGGCGACGGCGGCCTGCCCGGCGATCCGACGGAGATGCTCGGCAGCTTGCTCAAGGAGGGGATGCGGAACGCTTATCCCACGCTGAAGAGCATCTTCGAGAACAGCACCCGCCGCATCACGGTGACCGTCACCTGGAAGCAGGGCGAAAAAGAGCAATCGTTCGACCTCGTGCAATGGTTCACGCGTCCGCCCACGCAGGGCATCGACGAGGACGCGCTCGACGGCGGAGGGCCGAACGGATGA
- the gspF gene encoding type II secretion system inner membrane protein GspF yields the protein MAVFEYKGILVATGKPVKGVRDAENAKALRVLLRKDGILLTTAAEEQAAAAKTKKSINLLAFAQRPSTNDVAVVTRQLATLLKAGIPLFESLTALIDQVEKEALKRALTQVREQIREGTSFAKALEQHPSIFPPLYVNMVRAGEASGMLQQVLERVTAFLEAQAKLTSKITSAMAYPILMAILGTSLVSVLMIAVVPNVTSIFASMDQALPWYTAALIGLSDFLSNYWWLVLGLLAGGIWGFRRWVRTPAGRLKWHGMLLKAPIVGKLVLMIAIARFSRTLATLLSAGVALLGAMDIVKNVLGNAVLEKVIADAIGSIREGQSIAEPLKRSGQFPPIVTHMITIGEKSGQLEEMLENVSNAYDLEVETRVTVLTSLLEPLMIVFMGGAVGFIAFSILMPLIQMSSFAG from the coding sequence GTGGCCGTCTTCGAGTACAAAGGCATCCTCGTCGCCACCGGAAAGCCGGTGAAGGGCGTGCGCGACGCGGAGAACGCGAAGGCGCTCCGCGTCCTTCTGCGCAAGGACGGCATTCTCCTCACGACCGCCGCGGAGGAGCAGGCCGCCGCGGCGAAGACCAAGAAATCGATCAACCTCCTCGCCTTCGCGCAGCGCCCCTCCACGAACGACGTCGCCGTCGTCACGCGCCAGCTCGCGACCCTGCTCAAGGCGGGCATTCCGCTCTTCGAATCGCTGACCGCGCTCATCGATCAGGTCGAGAAGGAGGCGCTGAAGCGCGCGCTCACGCAGGTGCGCGAGCAGATCCGCGAGGGTACGAGCTTCGCCAAGGCGCTCGAGCAGCACCCCTCGATCTTCCCGCCGCTCTACGTGAACATGGTCCGCGCCGGCGAGGCGTCGGGCATGCTCCAGCAGGTCCTCGAGCGCGTCACCGCGTTCCTCGAGGCCCAGGCGAAGCTCACGTCGAAGATCACCTCGGCGATGGCGTATCCCATCCTGATGGCGATCCTCGGCACCTCGCTCGTCTCGGTGCTCATGATCGCGGTCGTGCCCAACGTGACCTCGATCTTCGCCTCGATGGATCAGGCATTACCCTGGTACACGGCGGCGCTCATCGGCCTCTCCGATTTCCTGAGCAACTACTGGTGGCTCGTGCTCGGCCTGCTCGCGGGCGGCATCTGGGGGTTCCGGCGCTGGGTGCGCACGCCGGCGGGCCGGCTGAAATGGCACGGCATGCTGCTCAAGGCGCCCATCGTCGGCAAGCTCGTGCTGATGATCGCGATCGCGCGCTTCTCGCGCACCCTCGCCACGCTGCTCAGCGCCGGCGTCGCGCTGCTCGGCGCGATGGATATCGTGAAGAACGTCCTCGGCAATGCCGTCCTCGAGAAGGTCATCGCCGACGCGATCGGCTCGATCCGCGAGGGCCAGAGCATCGCCGAGCCCTTGAAGCGCAGCGGCCAGTTCCCGCCGATCGTGACGCACATGATCACCATCGGCGAGAAGAGCGGCCAGCTCGAGGAGATGCTGGAGAACGTTTCGAATGCGTACGATCTGGAGGTCGAGACCCGCGTGACGGTGCTGACGAGCCTGCTCGAGCCCCTCATGATCGTGTTCATGGGCGGCGCGGTCGGGTTCATCGCGTTCTCGATCCTCATGCCGCTCATCCAGATGTCGAGCTTCGCAGGGTAG
- a CDS encoding type II secretion system protein — MKVKANRIRKWKRAASRGVTLVEVLIVLAIMAIIAGGATALVFPQLKKSRVKSAVLSAGVIKTAAQQYQQLEMAGSSTCPTLKDLIDGKQIDAKKTDDPWGTPFKITCEGDEITVISAGADRKEGTPDDVKDDFKDADIKRVGDL, encoded by the coding sequence ATGAAGGTGAAAGCGAATCGAATCCGGAAGTGGAAGCGTGCGGCGTCGCGGGGCGTGACGCTGGTCGAGGTCCTGATCGTGCTCGCGATCATGGCGATCATCGCGGGCGGCGCCACGGCGCTCGTGTTCCCGCAGCTCAAGAAGAGCCGCGTGAAATCGGCCGTGCTCTCGGCGGGCGTCATCAAGACGGCCGCGCAGCAGTACCAGCAGCTCGAGATGGCCGGCAGCAGCACGTGCCCGACGCTGAAGGACCTCATCGACGGCAAGCAGATCGACGCGAAGAAGACCGACGATCCGTGGGGCACGCCGTTCAAGATCACCTGTGAAGGCGACGAGATCACCGTGATCAGCGCGGGCGCGGACCGGAAGGAAGGCACGCCGGACGACGTGAAGGACGATTTCAAGGACGCCGACATCAAGCGCGTCGGCGATCTCTGA
- a CDS encoding type II secretion system protein GspG, translating to MARRRQRETTIWFPWERGGGILRGRGMARAKLVALALGMATLLLLLGARERRKTGVRSTMATIGVVRAGLDAYRADHERKCPPSLDALKTEGYIGIDPIDAWGRPLRLVCPGQKDPEGYDLTSDGPDGEIGGLDRVE from the coding sequence GTGGCGCGGCGCAGGCAGCGAGAGACGACGATCTGGTTCCCGTGGGAGCGGGGCGGGGGCATCTTGCGCGGCCGCGGCATGGCGCGGGCGAAGCTCGTCGCGCTCGCGCTCGGGATGGCCACGCTCTTGCTTCTGCTCGGCGCGCGCGAGCGGCGCAAGACCGGCGTCCGCTCCACGATGGCCACGATCGGCGTCGTGCGGGCGGGCCTCGACGCGTACCGGGCGGATCACGAGCGAAAGTGCCCTCCGTCGCTCGATGCGCTAAAAACGGAAGGTTATATCGGGATCGACCCCATCGACGCGTGGGGCAGGCCGCTCCGGCTGGTTTGCCCTGGTCAGAAGGACCCGGAGGGGTACGATCTCACGAGTGACGGGCCGGACGGCGAAATCGGCGGTCTCGACCGCGTGGAGTGA
- the gspE gene encoding type II secretion system ATPase GspE, translating to MNPVAREEYVGEILVRHGVVDAEKLAPLFETVRERGQALTDLLVSSNLADEGKIARALASEMGLDFLPKIDVDQIKFDVASRLPITYAKQRFILPVFEDEESVHAVVADPLDTLAVDDVRAIFAKPVEVSVATRNHVHEAINRVWEKREGQGNLEGDKHEEEDNLVDIIDSDDDAPIIAWVNSLFAQAVRERASDIHIEPEERDVVVRYRIDGELYVARRASKQFMAPIVARVKIMASLNIAEKRLPQDGRITLKIAGKSVDVRVSTVPTSRGFERIVMRLLHKTSILLGLDDLGFAPREYGIMDHLINRPDGIILVTGPTGSGKTTTLYACLNRINDPSRNILTAEDPVEYEIGGIHQVHVHPSIGLTFASALRAFLRQDPDVIMVGEIRDKETAEIAIHASLTGHLVLSTLHTNDSAAAVTRLVEMEIEPFLVRSSVIGILAQRLVRMLCQHCKVPYQPTAYELRQLGLDEERLAWKAKRLPSQRYSVHGLEYEYVGQHMGSSPVFFKPGGCDACLQKGFVGRRGIYELLVIDDAIGPLILKNADAQTVKRVAISQGMDTMRDDGARKVLKGMTTVEEVLAATQEDVIVDE from the coding sequence ATGAACCCGGTAGCCCGAGAAGAATACGTCGGCGAGATCCTGGTCCGCCACGGCGTGGTCGACGCCGAGAAGCTCGCGCCGCTCTTCGAGACCGTACGCGAGCGCGGCCAGGCGCTCACGGACCTCCTCGTCTCGTCGAACCTCGCGGACGAGGGCAAGATCGCCCGCGCGCTCGCGAGCGAAATGGGCCTCGATTTCCTGCCGAAGATCGACGTCGATCAGATCAAATTCGACGTCGCCTCGCGCCTGCCCATCACGTACGCGAAGCAGCGGTTCATCCTGCCCGTCTTCGAGGACGAAGAGAGCGTGCACGCGGTCGTCGCCGACCCGCTCGACACGCTGGCGGTCGACGACGTACGCGCGATCTTCGCGAAGCCCGTGGAGGTCTCGGTCGCGACGCGCAATCACGTCCACGAAGCGATCAACCGCGTCTGGGAGAAACGCGAGGGCCAGGGGAACCTCGAGGGCGACAAGCACGAGGAGGAAGACAACCTCGTCGACATCATCGACTCCGATGACGACGCCCCGATCATCGCCTGGGTGAACAGCCTCTTCGCGCAGGCCGTCCGCGAGCGCGCGAGCGACATCCACATCGAGCCCGAGGAGCGCGACGTCGTCGTTCGTTATCGCATCGACGGCGAGCTCTACGTCGCGCGCCGCGCCTCGAAGCAGTTCATGGCGCCGATCGTCGCCCGCGTGAAGATCATGGCGAGCCTCAACATCGCCGAGAAGCGCCTCCCCCAGGACGGCCGCATCACGCTGAAGATCGCGGGCAAGAGCGTCGACGTCCGCGTCTCCACGGTCCCCACGAGCCGCGGCTTCGAGCGCATCGTCATGCGCCTCCTGCACAAGACGAGCATCCTGCTCGGCCTCGACGATCTCGGCTTCGCCCCGCGCGAATACGGGATCATGGATCACCTCATCAATCGGCCCGACGGCATCATCCTCGTCACGGGCCCGACCGGCAGCGGCAAGACGACGACGCTTTATGCCTGCCTGAACCGCATCAACGACCCGAGCCGCAACATCCTCACGGCCGAGGATCCGGTCGAGTACGAGATCGGCGGCATTCACCAGGTCCACGTCCACCCCTCGATCGGCCTCACCTTCGCGAGCGCGCTCCGCGCCTTCTTGCGCCAGGATCCGGACGTCATCATGGTCGGCGAGATCCGCGACAAGGAGACCGCCGAGATCGCGATTCACGCCTCGCTCACGGGTCACCTCGTGCTCTCGACGCTGCACACGAACGACTCGGCCGCGGCCGTCACGCGCCTCGTCGAGATGGAGATCGAGCCCTTCCTCGTGCGCTCCAGCGTCATCGGCATCCTCGCGCAGCGCCTCGTGCGTATGCTCTGCCAGCATTGCAAGGTGCCCTATCAGCCGACGGCCTACGAGCTCCGGCAGCTCGGCCTCGACGAGGAGCGCCTCGCCTGGAAGGCGAAGCGGCTCCCGTCGCAGCGGTATTCGGTGCACGGGCTCGAATACGAATACGTCGGGCAGCACATGGGCAGCTCGCCTGTCTTCTTCAAGCCGGGCGGCTGCGATGCCTGCTTGCAGAAGGGGTTCGTGGGGCGGCGTGGTATCTACGAGCTGCTCGTCATCGACGACGCGATCGGCCCCCTCATCCTCAAGAACGCCGACGCGCAGACGGTCAAGCGCGTCGCGATCTCGCAAGGGATGGACACCATGCGCGACGACGGCGCGCGCAAGGTCCTCAAGGGTATGACGACGGTCGAGGAGGTCCTCGCCGCGACCCAAGAGGACGTCATCGTGGACGAATAG
- a CDS encoding general secretion pathway protein GspK, whose protein sequence is MRVSATPKRKKKRRKKDERGIALLMVLGAITVLTVFLTELQQETTAELASAIADRDSLKAEYLAKSAINLSRLLIASEQTVRPTITQGQIGMMLAMLTQGQPGQIPIWENANEVLGLFNDQTGADEFVAVSGMDISTGKNLGVSGGRFDFKIVDEDGKINLNVAASGSVTGEIQMVKQLASLMSQKPALFEQMDADGQVSDLRSICGAIIDWADPNEQAVVCDPLLTGPGGSASEDNFYQTIGLPYRRKNAAFDSLEELRLVRGIGDDFWANLVEPDSGRPESRIVTVWGQGKLNVNSAPAEAMLTVICAHAVQAATPMCNPLDPTGLVFQQGFVGAVSAVRSFVRGIPLFSKPAQFRQIIKGQGMLGQMIGPMIGPVVFQSDSEFDKSITTSSKVLSIYAEGVVPGRKRTTRVRIHAVIDTRQPPQQMQPGGPAQASPFANPAGNIVHYRIE, encoded by the coding sequence ATGCGCGTCTCGGCGACCCCGAAGCGGAAGAAGAAGCGCCGCAAGAAGGACGAGCGTGGCATCGCGCTGCTCATGGTCCTCGGCGCGATCACCGTGCTCACGGTCTTCCTCACCGAATTGCAGCAGGAGACCACCGCGGAGCTCGCGTCGGCGATCGCCGATCGCGACTCGCTGAAGGCCGAATACCTCGCGAAGAGCGCCATCAACCTCTCGCGCCTGCTCATCGCCAGCGAGCAGACCGTGCGCCCGACGATCACGCAGGGCCAGATCGGGATGATGCTGGCGATGCTCACGCAGGGCCAGCCGGGGCAGATCCCCATCTGGGAGAACGCGAACGAGGTGCTCGGCCTCTTCAATGACCAGACGGGCGCCGACGAGTTCGTCGCGGTCTCCGGCATGGATATCTCGACGGGGAAGAACCTCGGCGTCTCGGGCGGGCGCTTCGATTTCAAGATCGTCGACGAGGACGGCAAGATCAACCTGAACGTGGCCGCGAGCGGCAGCGTCACGGGTGAGATCCAGATGGTCAAGCAGCTCGCCTCGCTCATGTCGCAGAAGCCCGCGCTCTTCGAGCAGATGGACGCCGACGGGCAGGTCTCCGATCTGCGCTCGATTTGCGGCGCCATCATCGATTGGGCCGATCCGAACGAGCAGGCCGTCGTCTGCGATCCGCTGCTCACGGGGCCCGGGGGCTCGGCCTCCGAGGACAATTTCTATCAGACGATCGGCCTGCCCTACCGGCGCAAGAACGCGGCCTTCGATTCGCTCGAGGAGCTCCGGCTCGTGCGCGGCATCGGCGACGATTTCTGGGCGAACCTCGTCGAGCCCGATTCGGGCCGGCCCGAGAGCCGCATCGTCACGGTGTGGGGCCAGGGCAAGCTCAACGTCAACAGCGCGCCGGCCGAGGCCATGCTCACGGTGATCTGCGCCCACGCCGTGCAGGCCGCGACGCCGATGTGCAACCCGCTCGACCCGACCGGCCTCGTCTTCCAGCAGGGCTTCGTGGGCGCCGTCAGCGCCGTGCGGAGCTTCGTGCGGGGCATTCCGCTCTTCAGCAAGCCGGCGCAGTTCCGGCAGATCATCAAGGGGCAGGGCATGCTCGGTCAGATGATCGGGCCCATGATCGGCCCCGTCGTCTTCCAGAGCGACTCCGAGTTCGACAAGTCGATCACCACCTCCTCCAAGGTCCTCAGCATTTACGCCGAGGGCGTCGTCCCCGGCCGCAAGCGCACGACGCGCGTGCGCATCCACGCGGTCATCGACACCCGCCAGCCTCCGCAGCAAATGCAGCCCGGCGGCCCCGCCCAGGCCTCGCCTTTCGCGAACCCGGCGGGTAACATCGTTCATTATCGCATCGAGTGA
- the gspN gene encoding type II secretion system protein GspN has product MKSRFLRITKLLAYPALYCLLLGLFFYLAFPWDRLKDRLIAEFQATQKGKDAKRIEIDELDSYWFTGIEATGVRVYLPPDDASSSSRAAGPFGGASDKDKPAPKESVLEIDEVEARLQILPLLVGRVRIKVWARAFDGEIHGTIPYGASSGPVEVELEGVDLAKVDVIKDFLGVPLKGVAKGAFELTAEGGKFNKANGSLDLTIAGMSVGDGKSKIKGQIALPEAKLGDLVIAAEAKEGVLKITKLEANGTDIELAGDGKVNVREPWNMSAADLYVRFKFTDAYRNKSDLTKSLLGAPGSSAPSLFELADPKIKRSKRQDGFYGWHAHGALSRMRFDPHSTDGAAAGRGRGKGDSPFPTRKPGLPLGTSTAKDKGDEERAPAAPAPKPAEPEPQVVEPPREAPLPAEPADQPDDKPEGAPAMPPDDLPAPPVPRRRPTETE; this is encoded by the coding sequence GTGAAGTCCCGATTCCTGCGCATCACGAAGCTCCTCGCCTACCCGGCGCTTTATTGCCTCCTCCTCGGGCTCTTCTTCTACCTGGCCTTCCCCTGGGATCGCCTGAAGGACCGCCTCATCGCCGAGTTCCAGGCCACGCAAAAAGGCAAGGACGCGAAGAGGATCGAGATCGACGAGCTCGATTCGTACTGGTTCACGGGCATCGAGGCGACGGGCGTGCGGGTCTACCTGCCGCCCGACGACGCGTCCTCGAGCTCGCGCGCGGCCGGGCCCTTCGGCGGCGCATCCGACAAGGACAAACCCGCGCCGAAGGAGAGCGTGCTCGAGATCGACGAGGTCGAGGCGCGTCTGCAGATCCTGCCGCTCCTCGTCGGCCGCGTGCGCATCAAGGTCTGGGCCCGCGCCTTCGACGGCGAGATCCACGGCACGATCCCGTACGGCGCATCGAGCGGCCCGGTCGAGGTCGAGCTCGAAGGCGTGGACCTCGCGAAGGTCGACGTGATCAAGGACTTCCTCGGCGTGCCGCTGAAGGGCGTCGCGAAAGGCGCGTTCGAGCTCACCGCCGAGGGCGGGAAGTTCAACAAAGCAAACGGCTCGCTCGACCTGACGATCGCGGGCATGTCCGTCGGCGACGGCAAGTCGAAGATCAAAGGCCAGATCGCGCTGCCCGAGGCGAAGCTCGGCGACCTCGTGATCGCCGCCGAGGCCAAAGAAGGCGTCCTCAAAATCACGAAGCTCGAGGCCAACGGGACCGACATCGAGCTCGCCGGCGACGGGAAGGTGAACGTGCGCGAGCCGTGGAACATGTCCGCGGCCGATCTCTACGTGCGCTTCAAGTTCACGGACGCCTATCGCAACAAGAGCGACCTGACGAAGTCGCTGCTCGGCGCGCCAGGCTCGAGCGCGCCGTCGTTGTTCGAGCTCGCCGACCCGAAGATCAAGAGGTCGAAGCGGCAGGATGGGTTCTACGGATGGCACGCGCACGGCGCGCTGTCGCGGATGAGGTTCGATCCACACTCGACCGACGGGGCCGCCGCAGGTCGTGGGCGCGGCAAGGGCGATTCGCCGTTCCCGACGAGGAAACCCGGCCTGCCGCTGGGCACGTCGACGGCAAAGGACAAGGGCGACGAGGAGCGCGCCCCCGCCGCGCCGGCGCCGAAGCCCGCCGAGCCCGAGCCCCAGGTGGTCGAGCCACCACGCGAGGCGCCCCTGCCAGCCGAGCCCGCGGACCAACCCGACGACAAACCCGAAGGAGCCCCCGCGATGCCCCCGGACGATCTGCCGGCGCCCCCCGTGCCGAGGCGAAGGCCAACGGAAACGGAATGA
- a CDS encoding pilus assembly FimT family protein — translation MPAAFARPSKCHAAASSRGRRGLSLVEVLITLAIMTLITGAAVLGLGGLKRARLRQSAVMITSAVRVAYGHANAIGKPVRLVFDFEKRSVVLEEGTGQLAIDRRTKTGGAAGATESEREAEQQKAQDDKLEQQGLRAPKPSFTPTSAFGFEGDKENPGKSLADGIRFMSVDTAHQDEPIEEDRAYLYFFPGGQTERAAIQIVLGNPAEADKDRDFMTILVSPLTGKPTMQKGRVEMKRPRDDEEESEREDSGF, via the coding sequence ATGCCGGCCGCCTTCGCCCGTCCCTCGAAATGCCACGCCGCCGCGTCCTCGCGCGGGCGGCGTGGCCTGTCGCTCGTGGAGGTCTTGATCACCCTGGCGATCATGACCCTCATCACGGGGGCGGCGGTCCTCGGGCTCGGCGGCCTCAAGCGCGCGCGGCTCCGGCAATCGGCGGTGATGATCACGAGCGCGGTGCGCGTCGCGTACGGGCACGCGAATGCGATCGGAAAACCCGTGCGCCTCGTGTTCGATTTCGAGAAGCGCTCGGTGGTGCTGGAAGAGGGCACGGGGCAGCTCGCGATCGACCGGCGGACGAAGACGGGCGGCGCGGCGGGCGCGACGGAGTCCGAGCGCGAGGCGGAGCAGCAGAAGGCGCAGGACGACAAACTCGAGCAGCAGGGTCTGCGCGCGCCGAAGCCCTCGTTCACGCCGACCTCGGCGTTTGGCTTCGAGGGGGACAAGGAGAACCCCGGCAAGTCGCTCGCGGACGGCATTCGTTTCATGTCGGTCGACACCGCGCACCAGGACGAGCCGATCGAGGAGGACCGGGCGTATCTTTATTTCTTTCCGGGCGGACAAACCGAGCGCGCCGCGATCCAGATCGTGCTCGGCAACCCCGCCGAGGCGGACAAGGACAGGGATTTCATGACGATCCTCGTCTCGCCGCTGACGGGCAAGCCCACGATGCAGAAGGGCCGCGTGGAAATGAAGCGGCCTCGTGACGACGAAGAGGAATCGGAGCGCGAGGACTCGGGTTTCTAG